In Arctopsyche grandis isolate Sample6627 chromosome 13, ASM5162203v2, whole genome shotgun sequence, one DNA window encodes the following:
- the LOC143921196 gene encoding uncharacterized protein LOC143921196, which produces MSWLRSCCGCTSLRTGTIIIGILGILSAIFSLILMLTAYVEFKTIILDWLPQWLVKVIIGINLAMTVFISILLIIGAIRHNTFLMMPWVILGIMLAVGLLVSVIYTAVMFYIHEDTLNGSLWLVFGIIFVLVYIYMWLVVFSHFQEVRENESRGFYAKAPYRR; this is translated from the exons ATGTCGTGGTTAAGGTCGTGCTGTGGATGCACGTCTCTGAGGACTGGTACAATCATTATTGGCATACTCGGCATCTTGTCAGCAATATTTAGCCTCATCTTAATGCTGACAGCTTATGTGGAGTTCAAAACTATAATTTTAGACTGGCTACCGCAATGGTTAG TGAAAGTGATTATAGGAATCAATTTAGCAATGACAGTTTTCATCTCCATTTTACTCATCATAGGTGCAATAAGa CACAACACGTTCCTAATGATGCCTTGGGTAATATTAGGTATAATGCTAGCTGTGGGATTATTAGTTAGCGTCATATACACCGCGGTAATGTTCTACATACACGAAGATACATTAAACGGATCTCTCTGGCTAGTTTTCGGCATTATTTTTGTCC TTGTTTACATTTATATGTGGCTGGTGGTCTTCAGTCACTTCCAAGAAGTGCGCGAAAACGAAAGCAGAGGATTTTACGCCAAAGCTCCTTACAGACGGTGA
- the LOC143921189 gene encoding UPF0764 protein C16orf89 homolog: MFKIISVSFLQILLIVNTFALSHFDSAPGEFYLYLDSIQSALRYMKSNIEDVNLDAYFGVLLAKVHLENIDMKDMELEDTVNLAKQVLITRKNKVNLKNSSYLQNIEKYIMNEKKWKSIISKRKALKCNIKKEISYLNLDRIRLRKSLLSFDTAPNEMESDICLSEIIVTNKVHGKNKYCPSSKMCYDVMIIGQSKGYSKTHRLLYFIIGQIEGCFKCGGTKTNLAINNLCCGIMAEASAIEESGFALEFKDLFMEQLTLCAVIGYMEVLKPQWIASINDWQRLEGCWGHYYNRIRRSSTSLGPANCSSHSTGLGISTLAMAAVKMLD, translated from the exons atgtttaaaataatatcagtTTCGTTTCTGCAAATACTTTTAATTGTTAACACATTTGCACTTTCTCATTTCGATTCAGCACCtggtgaattttatttatatctcgATAGTATACAATCAGCGTTACGTTACATGAAAAGTAATATTGAAGATGTGAATTTAGATGCATACTTTGGAGTGCTATTGGCGAAAg tgcATTTGGAAAATATTGATATGAAAGATATGGAATTAGAGGACACTGTAAATCTTGCAAAACAAGTTTTAATTACTAGAAAAAATAAGGTCAACTTGAAAAATAGTTCTTATTTACAAAATA tagAAAAGTAtattatgaatgaaaaaaaatggaaatcaaTAATATCAAAACGTAAGGCACTAaagtgtaatattaaaaaagaaatcAGTTATCTCAATCTTGATAGGATACGCCTTAGAAAAAGTTTGTTATCTTTTGACACGGCACCAAATGAAATGGAATCTG ATATATGTTTGTCGGAAATAATAGTCACAAATAAAGTGCacggtaaaaataaatattgtccaTCATCAAAAATGTGTTATGATGTAATGATTATAGGTCAATCGAAAGgatattcaaaaacacacag GTTGTTGTATTTCATAATCGGTCAAATTGAGGGATGTTTCAAATGTGGTGGAACAAAAACTAATTTAGCAATAAACAACTTATGTTGCGGAATTATGGCTGAAGCCTCGGCCATTGAAGAATCTGGATTTGCACTAGAGTTTAAAGATCTCTTCATGGAACAAT TGACTTTGTGTGCTGTGATTGGATATATGGAAGTTTTGAAGCCACAGTGGATAGCGTCGATCAATGATTGGCAAAGACTGGAAGGATGTTGGGGTCACTATTATAATCGCATCCGTAGATCGAGTACTTCATTAGGTCCAGCAAATTGTTCTTCGCATTCCACTGGATTGGGTATATCAACATTGGCGATGGCGGCTGTTAAAATGCTCGATTAA
- the LOC143921193 gene encoding L-xylulose reductase — protein MEISFKGKNIIVTGAGQGIGRAICVRLAEYGANVIAVSKTEANLKSLKDQVSVETVCVDLGQWDAARNAIQKAIKNKPIHGLVNNAAIAQLEPFLDAKPESFDTSFNINVKSALNMSQIVAKNMIGNKLKGSIVNISSQASKAGLVNHAIYCATKGALDALSRAMTLELGPHNIRVNCVNPTVIMTEMGKLGWSDPARAEPMLQKIPLRRFGEVSEVVDGVMYLLSDRSSMITGAAIPIDGGFLAC, from the exons ATGGAAATATCGTtcaaaggaaaaaatataatcGTGACGGGAGCAGGGCAAG GCATCGGCCGTGCTATATGTGTCCGTTTAGCGGAGTACGGAGCCAATGTCATTGCTGTTTCTAAAACCGAAGCCAATTTAAAATCACTGAAAGACCAAGTTTCTGTTGAAACAGTGTGCGTGGATTTGGGTCAATGGGATGCTGCGAGAAATGCTATTCAAAAAGCTATCAAAAACAAGCCAATACATGGACTTGTAAACAATGCGGCTATCGCTCAACTTGAACCATTCTTGGATGCGAAACCGGAAAGCTTCGATAC GAGTTTCAATATTAACGTCAAGTCAGCGCTTAATATGAGTCAAATCGTTGCAAAGAATATGATTGGCAACAAACTAAAAGGCTCAATAGTCAATATATCCTCTCAAGCTTCAAAA GCTGGTTTGGTGAACCACGCAATATACTGCGCTACGAAAGGAGCCTTGGATGCTTTGTCTCGAGCCATGACTCTAGAATTGGGTCCACACAACATTCGAGTTAACTGTGTCAACCCAACTGTTATCATGACTGAAATGGGAAAACTAGGCTGGTCGGACCCGGCTCGAGCTGAACCAATGCTgcagaaaataccattaagacg ATTTGGCGAAGTGTCTGAAGTTGTTGACGGCGTTATGTATCTTCTGAGCGATCGTTCCAGTATGATCACTGGAGCTGCAATTCCCATCGACGGTGGATTCTTA